In Candidatus Defluviilinea proxima, a single genomic region encodes these proteins:
- a CDS encoding class II aldolase/adducin family protein has product MKTFDSEKQQIVETAHELVRKGYLMATGGNLSLRIPGQDAFAITPSNYDYMKMTPEDVCVLDFNLTMIDGHLKPSVESAMHGAVYQARADVNAVVHTHQVYTSALTLIKAPIPALFDEQARFLGKSVDIIPYAPSGTGFLKNTVAKHVKNHNNAFMMQNHGALVFGHDMERAVHNVEILEKCALAYLLAICTERKVSKIPLAVREIAFAKLRKDQKKAEKGEEVKGGE; this is encoded by the coding sequence ATGAAAACTTTTGACTCTGAAAAACAACAAATTGTCGAAACCGCGCACGAATTGGTGCGCAAAGGATATTTGATGGCGACCGGAGGCAACCTCTCGTTGCGCATCCCCGGGCAGGATGCGTTTGCCATCACCCCCTCCAACTACGATTATATGAAGATGACCCCAGAGGACGTCTGCGTGCTGGATTTCAACTTGACGATGATCGACGGTCACCTCAAGCCGTCAGTTGAATCAGCGATGCACGGAGCCGTGTACCAAGCCCGGGCGGATGTGAACGCGGTTGTCCACACGCATCAGGTATATACCAGCGCATTGACGTTGATCAAAGCGCCGATCCCTGCCTTGTTCGATGAGCAGGCACGCTTCCTCGGGAAAAGCGTGGACATCATCCCCTACGCCCCATCGGGGACAGGTTTCCTCAAAAATACAGTTGCAAAGCATGTCAAGAATCATAACAACGCCTTCATGATGCAGAATCATGGCGCGCTGGTTTTTGGTCACGACATGGAACGTGCTGTTCACAACGTGGAAATTTTGGAAAAGTGTGCGTTGGCATATTTACTTGCGATTTGTACCGAACGCAAAGTTAGCAAAATTCCTTTGGCGGTGCGCGAGATTGCATTTGCAAAATTACGCAAGGATCAAAAGAAGGCCGAAAAAGGCGAAGAAGTGAAAGGCGGAGAATAA
- a CDS encoding DUF4386 domain-containing protein, whose amino-acid sequence MNTITKTSRVLGLAFLLQFVTSFASGAFLKGAWFVEGDMGGTMLKIATNPTVFRANILLDMLTAMGVAFLGSMLYLTLRRQNEKIALTALGLYWLEVALLAVSRMDAFSLLRLSQDYATSGQAVELLRLGKVMYESMDFVGNTLHMLVFCFGGILFYYLLYKSGIVPRWMSLWGLVTILPMLFGTFTQMFGYTIPFGFYLPYVPFELVIGVWILIKGVETDSSKLP is encoded by the coding sequence ATGAATACGATAACAAAAACTTCCAGAGTCTTGGGGCTTGCTTTCCTATTGCAGTTCGTTACTTCCTTTGCGAGTGGTGCTTTTCTAAAAGGTGCATGGTTTGTAGAAGGGGATATGGGCGGAACAATGCTCAAGATTGCGACAAACCCTACGGTGTTTCGGGCCAATATCCTGTTGGATATGCTTACGGCTATGGGTGTTGCCTTCTTGGGGAGTATGCTGTATCTAACCTTGCGAAGACAAAATGAAAAAATAGCTCTTACTGCTCTTGGATTGTATTGGCTGGAAGTGGCCTTGTTGGCAGTCAGCCGGATGGATGCTTTCTCACTTTTGCGCCTCAGCCAGGACTATGCTACTTCTGGTCAAGCTGTTGAACTGTTACGCCTTGGAAAAGTGATGTACGAGTCTATGGATTTTGTTGGCAACACACTTCACATGTTGGTGTTTTGCTTTGGCGGTATCCTGTTTTATTATCTCCTCTATAAATCAGGCATCGTCCCGCGGTGGATGTCACTGTGGGGACTTGTTACGATCCTCCCAATGCTGTTTGGGACATTCACACAGATGTTTGGGTATACCATTCCGTTCGGTTTTTATCTGCCCTACGTGCCCTTTGAGTTGGTTATCGGGGTTTGGATTTTGATAAAAGGTGTTGAAACTGACTCGTCCAAGTTGCCATAA
- a CDS encoding YfcC family protein, whose product MEQKAGAQISQRAFIQSLVILFVLMMIAGILTLVIPAGQYTHLDVDGRQTIDPSSFQFVDKPDYPIWRWFVAPVEVLGSESGLTVIVIIVVLFFAGGAFAVMDKTGTLRAFIGRIVRQFRDRKYMLLWMVSLAFMFLGATLGTFEEVVLLVPVMIALSYSLGWDALVGLGMSILATNMGFSAAISNPYTLGVAQGIADLPLFSGAWFRIIIFITIYLLFMWFLSAYARKIDKDPKASLIYNEDSAERAKYESLDQSFTEEDPKQNRAMNFFGIFLIFIFLVMLSGPFVPAISDYALPLVGILFLIGGLGAGFISGASGKTVWQGLIEGWGGLAPSVPLILMAASIRYIIDSGGVTDTILHAAAEPFKQIGSFPAALVVYALALGVEFFIASGSAKAFLIMPIVLPLADIIGVTRQTAVLAYIFGDGFSNLAYPTNPVLLISLGLTVVSYPKWLRWTAKLWLWVILATVAFLGIAVAINFGPF is encoded by the coding sequence ATGGAACAAAAAGCAGGAGCACAGATCAGCCAGCGAGCATTTATACAATCGCTGGTGATCTTGTTTGTATTGATGATGATCGCGGGGATTTTGACACTCGTCATTCCAGCCGGGCAATACACCCACCTCGATGTAGATGGCCGACAGACCATTGACCCTTCCTCGTTTCAATTCGTAGATAAGCCTGACTACCCGATCTGGCGTTGGTTCGTAGCGCCTGTTGAAGTGCTTGGTAGCGAAAGCGGATTGACCGTTATCGTCATCATCGTTGTCCTGTTCTTTGCGGGTGGCGCCTTTGCTGTCATGGATAAGACCGGTACCTTGCGAGCGTTTATTGGGCGCATCGTGCGTCAATTTCGCGACCGCAAATACATGCTTCTGTGGATGGTTTCACTGGCCTTTATGTTCCTCGGTGCAACGCTTGGTACATTTGAAGAAGTGGTCCTGCTTGTGCCAGTGATGATCGCACTTTCCTATTCTCTTGGCTGGGATGCGCTCGTTGGCTTGGGGATGTCGATCCTTGCGACAAATATGGGATTCTCCGCCGCTATCTCAAATCCATATACTCTCGGTGTGGCACAGGGCATTGCAGACCTGCCTCTTTTCTCTGGTGCCTGGTTTCGTATCATCATTTTCATAACGATTTATCTTCTCTTCATGTGGTTCCTTTCTGCATATGCACGCAAGATAGATAAAGATCCCAAAGCGTCTCTTATCTACAATGAAGACAGTGCAGAGCGGGCAAAGTATGAAAGCCTGGATCAATCATTCACTGAAGAAGACCCGAAGCAAAATCGTGCCATGAATTTCTTTGGTATCTTTTTAATTTTCATCTTTCTTGTGATGCTGTCGGGTCCGTTCGTGCCAGCCATTTCAGATTACGCACTTCCTCTGGTTGGTATTCTTTTTCTCATCGGTGGGTTGGGGGCAGGCTTCATCTCAGGTGCAAGTGGTAAAACAGTCTGGCAGGGATTGATCGAAGGTTGGGGCGGCCTTGCCCCGTCAGTTCCTCTCATTCTTATGGCCGCCAGTATTCGCTACATCATTGATAGCGGCGGCGTCACAGACACGATCCTCCACGCCGCGGCCGAACCCTTCAAACAGATCGGCTCATTCCCTGCCGCGCTTGTTGTCTATGCCCTTGCGCTTGGAGTCGAATTCTTTATCGCATCAGGTTCTGCAAAAGCCTTTTTGATCATGCCAATCGTTCTCCCTCTGGCCGATATCATCGGTGTCACGCGCCAGACCGCTGTGTTGGCTTACATCTTTGGTGATGGCTTCTCCAACCTTGCCTATCCCACCAACCCGGTTCTGCTTATCAGCCTTGGCCTTACCGTGGTTAGCTATCCCAAGTGGCTTCGCTGGACCGCCAAACTTTGGCTGTGGGTCATCCTTGCCACCGTTGCATTTTTAGGAATCGCTGTAGCAATCAACTTTGGGCCGTTCTAA
- the crtI gene encoding phytoene desaturase: MKTKNVIVIGAGIGGLTAAIHLAKRGLHVTIVEKNSHAGGRCDRISRDGHHFDTGPTLLVMPLLYEAEFNALGTSMHDVLDLQRVDPTYHLAFDDGSQLALTSDMDSMKKQMEQFETGSFQNLLRYMDEGQRHYHLGIEKLVKPDFRKASDFFKLSNLPLVHQVKPLTKHYANMSHYFDDPRLKSAFTFQDVYMGLSPFEAPATFSMMPYTELAHGVYYPKGGMYSIVEALVSLAEEAGVKFQFDSKVEQIEVKERSARGVIVNGQVLNADAVLANADLPYVYQNLLPQDGESKKLDRKRYSCSVISFFWGMDKPYETLPPHMLFLASDYRENFDSIIRDLSLPTNPSLYIHAPARLDPTMAPQGQDTLIAIVPVGHMSANGEQDWAALRDEARRQVLRRLASVGVTDLESHIKFETTFTPLSWKKRYNLVKGSTHGLCHNLMQLGYFRPDNKHAHYHNLYFTGASTRPGTGMPTAMVSGRQSAQRIIDDLKL, from the coding sequence ATGAAAACAAAAAACGTAATTGTGATTGGGGCGGGCATTGGCGGGCTTACTGCCGCTATTCATTTGGCAAAACGTGGTTTGCATGTGACCATTGTTGAGAAAAACTCGCACGCGGGCGGGCGCTGTGATCGCATCAGCCGTGATGGGCATCATTTCGATACAGGTCCCACATTGTTGGTGATGCCGCTTCTCTACGAGGCGGAATTCAATGCATTGGGAACGTCCATGCATGATGTGCTTGATCTGCAACGTGTTGACCCGACCTATCACCTTGCTTTTGATGATGGCAGTCAGTTAGCACTCACGTCTGATATGGACTCCATGAAAAAGCAGATGGAACAATTTGAAACGGGGAGTTTTCAAAACCTACTGCGCTACATGGACGAAGGTCAACGCCACTATCACCTCGGCATTGAGAAGTTGGTGAAACCTGATTTTCGCAAAGCTTCTGATTTTTTCAAGCTTAGCAACCTGCCTCTGGTACATCAGGTCAAGCCTCTGACAAAACATTATGCCAACATGTCGCATTACTTTGATGATCCGCGTTTGAAATCCGCATTCACGTTTCAAGATGTGTACATGGGGCTGAGTCCGTTCGAAGCGCCTGCCACGTTCTCGATGATGCCTTACACCGAGTTGGCGCACGGTGTCTACTATCCCAAGGGTGGTATGTATAGCATTGTTGAAGCTCTCGTGTCTTTGGCAGAAGAGGCCGGGGTGAAGTTTCAATTTGATTCGAAAGTGGAGCAAATCGAAGTCAAAGAAAGAAGCGCGCGTGGCGTCATTGTCAACGGACAGGTATTGAATGCGGATGCCGTCCTTGCCAACGCCGACCTCCCGTACGTCTATCAAAACCTTTTGCCGCAGGATGGCGAATCGAAAAAGTTGGATCGCAAACGCTATTCGTGTTCGGTTATCAGTTTTTTCTGGGGGATGGATAAGCCCTACGAGACGCTCCCGCCGCATATGCTTTTCCTCGCAAGTGATTATCGCGAAAACTTTGATTCGATCATTCGTGATTTGAGCCTGCCTACTAATCCCAGTCTTTATATCCACGCCCCAGCCCGACTCGACCCAACCATGGCGCCGCAAGGACAGGACACCTTGATCGCGATTGTGCCTGTAGGACACATGAGCGCGAATGGTGAACAGGATTGGGCGGCCTTGCGCGATGAAGCACGTCGACAGGTCTTGCGGCGATTAGCGAGTGTTGGTGTGACCGATCTGGAATCACATATCAAATTCGAGACCACATTCACACCGCTTTCATGGAAGAAACGCTATAACCTTGTCAAAGGCTCCACACACGGGCTGTGCCACAACCTGATGCAGTTGGGATACTTCCGCCCTGATAACAAACATGCGCATTATCATAATTTGTATTTCACTGGCGCGAGCACCCGCCCAGGGACGGGCATGCCGACAGCTATGGTTTCGGGGCGACAATCGGCGCAACGAATCATAGATGATCTGAAGCTCTAA
- a CDS encoding squalene/phytoene synthase family protein yields the protein MNRKAQSSGSLAASITRSASKQTYYTIRFFVDRGRAEDAFRAYGYFRWVDDVIDQESGSSVERSAFVDRQRLLLDSCYRGEVPNDLCIEESMLVDLICHDTEKNSGLQIYLRNMMDVMVFDMNRRGQAISQAELYEYSHKLAKAVTEAMYYFIGHDDPSPCHEARYMAVTAAHMTHMLRDAVEDVEAGYFNIPREVLAARGISPQDMTSQAYREWVCGRVQLAHGYFQLSRECTAQVKNWRCRLAGYAYTARFEWMLNAIERDNYCLRSEYPERKSIQAGLWMAWHVLTSAFVMPSFKTETRKLAPQPVRVDKR from the coding sequence ATGAACAGGAAAGCACAATCAAGTGGAAGTCTGGCAGCTTCCATTACCAGGTCAGCCAGCAAACAGACGTATTACACGATCCGCTTTTTTGTAGATCGTGGTCGCGCGGAAGATGCATTTCGGGCATATGGATATTTTCGGTGGGTGGATGATGTCATTGATCAGGAATCAGGCTCAAGCGTGGAAAGAAGCGCTTTTGTCGATCGGCAGAGACTTTTATTAGACTCTTGCTATCGAGGCGAAGTCCCGAATGATCTATGCATCGAGGAATCGATGTTGGTTGACCTCATCTGCCACGACACCGAAAAGAATAGCGGACTTCAAATTTACCTGCGCAACATGATGGACGTGATGGTCTTCGATATGAATCGGCGTGGACAAGCGATCTCGCAGGCGGAGTTGTACGAGTATTCGCACAAGTTGGCGAAGGCTGTGACGGAAGCAATGTATTACTTCATTGGGCACGATGATCCTTCACCGTGCCACGAAGCGCGATATATGGCCGTGACTGCCGCTCATATGACCCATATGCTGAGGGATGCGGTGGAAGATGTCGAGGCTGGCTATTTCAATATTCCGCGTGAGGTTCTTGCCGCACGTGGGATCTCGCCACAGGATATGACCAGCCAGGCGTACCGTGAATGGGTTTGTGGACGAGTCCAATTGGCGCACGGATATTTCCAGTTATCGCGAGAATGTACAGCGCAGGTGAAGAACTGGCGTTGTCGTTTGGCTGGATACGCCTACACAGCGCGCTTCGAGTGGATGTTGAATGCCATCGAACGTGATAATTATTGTCTGCGCTCAGAATATCCAGAGCGAAAAAGTATACAGGCTGGCTTGTGGATGGCTTGGCATGTGTTGACATCCGCATTTGTGATGCCTTCTTTCAAAACCGAGACCCGTAAACTTGCGCCGCAACCTGTGCGGGTGGATAAGAGATGA
- a CDS encoding aminotransferase class III-fold pyridoxal phosphate-dependent enzyme, protein MSEQKYAISEYHDTDKVYAKLNDLVSQPLRHVKREKMQEFLSYFDTQCKRSKELTDEAKKYIPGGVQHNLAFNYPFPIAIEKAEGAHLWDADGNQYIDFLQAGGPTVLGSNYAPVREKVFEMLGSCGPVTGLFHEYELKLAQLVNRFMPAVEMFRMLGSGTESVMAAIRAARAYTKKKYVIKVGGAYHGWSDPMVYGLHVPGTGRLEAKGIPRGASASTKEFFPNSLGALKRQLMFNRLRGGTAAVIVEPLGPESGTRPVPFDFNQKVRELCDEFGALLIFDEVVTGFRVGLGGAQGYFGVKPDLTVFGKCITGGYPMAGGVGGRADVIMRFAAGIGGVGERAYVGGTLSANPLSCVAGYYSLLEMERTNAPVIAGRAGDRLTKGLQAIIEKYALPFVAYNQGSIVHLETSGVMLLDLRNPIRLARELKPRKHMIEEMGAAYMSQGLVTLAGSRMYTSMADTDAVIDDALNKFEVVLSACA, encoded by the coding sequence ATGAGCGAACAAAAATACGCAATCAGCGAATATCACGACACAGACAAAGTGTACGCAAAACTGAACGATCTCGTCAGTCAGCCATTGCGCCATGTCAAGCGCGAGAAGATGCAAGAGTTCCTTTCTTATTTCGATACTCAGTGCAAACGCTCGAAGGAACTTACTGACGAAGCAAAGAAATATATCCCCGGTGGCGTACAACATAACCTCGCATTCAACTATCCCTTTCCCATCGCCATCGAAAAAGCAGAGGGCGCTCATCTTTGGGATGCAGATGGCAATCAATATATCGACTTCCTGCAAGCAGGTGGCCCCACTGTGCTCGGCAGTAACTATGCTCCCGTGCGCGAAAAGGTTTTTGAGATGTTGGGTTCGTGCGGGCCTGTCACTGGTTTGTTCCATGAATATGAATTGAAACTTGCGCAACTCGTCAACCGCTTCATGCCAGCTGTGGAAATGTTCCGCATGTTGGGCTCGGGTACCGAGAGCGTCATGGCGGCCATCCGTGCGGCGCGCGCATACACCAAAAAGAAATATGTTATCAAAGTCGGCGGTGCGTATCACGGCTGGAGCGACCCAATGGTTTACGGCCTGCATGTTCCGGGCACGGGGCGTCTCGAAGCAAAAGGCATTCCGCGTGGGGCCAGCGCATCTACGAAGGAATTTTTTCCGAACAGTCTCGGTGCGTTGAAGCGTCAGCTGATGTTCAACAGGCTAAGGGGCGGAACTGCTGCGGTTATCGTCGAACCATTAGGACCTGAATCAGGAACACGTCCCGTTCCATTTGACTTCAATCAAAAGGTGCGTGAATTGTGCGACGAGTTCGGAGCGCTTCTGATCTTCGACGAAGTTGTGACCGGCTTTCGAGTGGGCTTGGGTGGTGCTCAAGGTTATTTCGGCGTCAAACCCGATCTGACAGTGTTCGGCAAATGCATCACGGGCGGATACCCCATGGCAGGTGGAGTCGGCGGCCGCGCAGATGTGATCATGCGGTTCGCGGCAGGCATCGGCGGAGTCGGTGAACGTGCATATGTCGGTGGGACACTTTCAGCGAACCCTCTTTCCTGTGTCGCGGGTTATTACTCATTGTTGGAGATGGAACGAACCAACGCGCCCGTCATTGCGGGACGCGCCGGTGACAGACTCACAAAGGGCTTACAAGCCATCATTGAAAAGTATGCCCTTCCCTTCGTGGCATATAATCAAGGCTCTATCGTCCATCTGGAGACATCGGGCGTGATGTTGCTTGACTTGCGGAATCCAATCCGCTTGGCACGAGAACTCAAACCGCGCAAACACATGATCGAAGAGATGGGCGCAGCGTACATGTCGCAAGGCCTCGTCACACTGGCAGGCTCGCGCATGTACACGTCCATGGCAGATACAGATGCAGTGATCGACGACGCGTTGAACAAGTTTGAGGTTGTACTGTCGGCTTGTGCGTAA
- a CDS encoding TetR/AcrR family transcriptional regulator has translation MPRKNYHHGDLKNALIKAGVEILAKEGAGGLSLRKVAQKAGVSHSAPYSHFPDKQSLIAAISTEGFNQLHNALQSATEKYKDNPKRQLMEGAGAYVRFAMQNTDTFKIMFSGVLEKEKEYPSFVDASRKAFEVVVEIIQACQGVGLLRATPPEMMAVAVWGQVHGIISLALEGQISHTILDEHTLQEIVLFAVEQMVLSAKSS, from the coding sequence ATGCCACGAAAAAACTACCATCACGGTGACTTGAAGAATGCGCTCATCAAAGCGGGCGTTGAGATCCTTGCAAAGGAAGGGGCTGGCGGTTTGAGCCTACGCAAGGTGGCGCAAAAGGCTGGGGTGAGTCACTCCGCGCCCTATTCTCATTTCCCTGATAAACAATCTCTTATCGCGGCAATTTCCACTGAGGGTTTCAATCAACTGCATAATGCGTTGCAATCTGCTACAGAGAAATACAAGGACAATCCCAAACGTCAATTAATGGAGGGGGCGGGGGCGTATGTGCGATTTGCCATGCAAAACACGGATACGTTCAAGATCATGTTTTCCGGCGTATTGGAAAAAGAAAAGGAATATCCATCCTTTGTAGATGCCTCTCGCAAAGCATTTGAAGTGGTAGTGGAGATTATTCAGGCATGTCAGGGTGTGGGGTTGTTGCGGGCCACTCCGCCAGAGATGATGGCGGTCGCGGTATGGGGACAGGTACACGGCATTATTTCACTTGCACTCGAAGGGCAAATTTCTCATACGATTCTTGACGAGCATACTCTTCAAGAGATCGTGTTGTTTGCCGTTGAGCAGATGGTTTTATCTGCCAAGAGTTCATAA
- a CDS encoding MFS transporter — protein MTNNYKLYGYRWVVLAVFMFINLTIQMLWITYAPITGPAAKFYGVTDLEIGFLAMTFMIAFIPLSIPVSWVIDTYGFKLAVSIGAVLMGVFGLLRGLAGTNYSLVLWSTIGIAASQPFLLNAWTKVPANWFAIEERATAVGIVTLGNLIGTALGLVLTPILIETISIPTVQLIYGGIAAFSSVLFILLARETPPTPPGPDGSEVRALMLDGLKHAIKVRPFWFSLVVSFIGLGVFNGVTTWIEAMIRPRGFTPTDAGTLGALMIVGGVIGAVVIPALSDKQHRRQRYLYVAFIGAIPGMIGLTFATTSWLLFTSAFAMGFFLVSAMPIAMQYAAEITYPTPEGTSNGLMQLTGQGAVVFVAIMEKLKTSNGSFTPALLLAIGLLIASTIFVTQMKDPQK, from the coding sequence ATGACAAACAACTACAAACTTTATGGGTATCGCTGGGTGGTGCTGGCAGTTTTTATGTTCATCAACCTAACCATTCAGATGTTGTGGATCACGTATGCTCCTATTACCGGACCTGCCGCAAAATTTTACGGGGTGACCGATCTGGAGATCGGCTTCCTCGCGATGACGTTCATGATCGCGTTCATCCCACTTTCCATTCCCGTTTCGTGGGTCATTGATACTTATGGCTTCAAACTTGCGGTCAGTATCGGTGCAGTATTGATGGGGGTCTTCGGTCTCCTGCGCGGATTGGCCGGTACAAATTACTCTCTCGTCCTGTGGAGCACGATTGGCATCGCCGCATCACAACCCTTTTTACTCAACGCATGGACCAAAGTCCCTGCCAATTGGTTTGCTATTGAAGAACGAGCCACTGCTGTTGGCATTGTCACTCTTGGTAATCTCATCGGTACGGCACTTGGATTGGTGCTCACTCCCATTCTGATTGAAACCATTTCCATACCAACGGTTCAGTTGATCTACGGTGGGATCGCGGCGTTCTCATCCGTTTTGTTCATTCTGCTCGCACGAGAGACTCCCCCCACCCCGCCCGGACCGGACGGAAGCGAGGTCCGTGCATTGATGTTGGACGGGTTGAAACATGCCATTAAGGTACGCCCCTTCTGGTTCAGTTTGGTAGTCTCGTTTATCGGATTGGGCGTCTTCAACGGCGTGACAACCTGGATCGAGGCAATGATCCGCCCGCGTGGGTTTACGCCCACAGATGCCGGCACACTCGGAGCGTTGATGATCGTCGGTGGCGTGATCGGAGCGGTGGTTATCCCTGCGTTATCCGACAAACAGCACAGACGTCAGCGGTATCTCTACGTGGCCTTTATCGGAGCGATCCCCGGCATGATCGGGTTGACCTTTGCAACCACCAGTTGGCTACTGTTCACATCCGCATTTGCAATGGGATTTTTCCTCGTCAGCGCCATGCCGATTGCCATGCAATATGCGGCAGAGATCACATACCCCACACCGGAAGGCACATCCAACGGCTTGATGCAGTTGACAGGTCAAGGCGCAGTGGTATTTGTCGCCATTATGGAGAAATTAAAAACATCCAACGGCTCGTTCACACCTGCTTTGTTGTTGGCAATTGGGTTATTGATCGCCAGCACGATCTTTGTCACTCAAATGAAAGATCCACAGAAATAG
- a CDS encoding MFS transporter, which produces MFTFRALKHRSFALLWSGQTLSRLGDFVYEIALSWWILQKTGSAEAMGLMWVFVATPSVLFLLLGGAMVDRLPRIVLMVISDMGRAMVVLFVAGLAYFDQLQVWHIYATSFFFGMVDAFFTPAYFAVVPQVVPEEDLSSANALTSISSNLGRVVGPSLGAWIVAWVGNSAAFFINGASFLISAGLLIPLFFAKILAPTPSENHILEDIRAGVRVVLSKPWLWITIAIYSLINVTLIGPYVVAMPFLVSDFMKEDVTRLGFLLSIFPIGYVIGGTWLGRYSKLPCRGILMNATLALAAIMLSLYGLHLPLWTLVVAALVNGIALQAGMLAWTHLLQEKIPNEQLGRVSSIDQMGSLSLMPIGMYLAGVLTEKIGPSPVFLFGGGITALVALLAITHPAIRNLD; this is translated from the coding sequence ATGTTTACATTCCGCGCACTCAAACATCGTTCCTTCGCCTTGCTTTGGAGCGGGCAAACTCTCTCCCGCCTTGGTGATTTCGTCTATGAGATCGCACTCTCGTGGTGGATCTTGCAAAAGACCGGCTCCGCCGAAGCGATGGGATTGATGTGGGTCTTTGTCGCCACGCCTTCGGTTTTATTCCTCTTGTTGGGCGGCGCCATGGTGGACCGCTTGCCGCGCATTGTGTTGATGGTGATCTCTGACATGGGACGCGCCATGGTAGTGTTATTTGTTGCGGGGCTTGCATATTTCGATCAATTACAGGTCTGGCATATTTACGCTACGAGTTTTTTCTTCGGCATGGTGGACGCGTTCTTTACGCCTGCCTATTTTGCAGTTGTGCCGCAGGTTGTCCCTGAAGAAGACCTTTCCTCGGCAAACGCTTTAACCAGTATCAGTTCCAATTTGGGACGTGTGGTGGGGCCTTCGCTCGGCGCATGGATCGTGGCCTGGGTGGGGAACTCGGCCGCATTTTTTATCAACGGCGCTTCTTTCTTAATTTCGGCTGGACTCCTGATTCCCTTATTCTTTGCCAAAATCCTAGCCCCTACGCCTTCAGAGAATCACATTCTTGAAGATATTCGCGCGGGGGTTCGCGTGGTGCTATCCAAACCGTGGTTGTGGATCACGATTGCCATCTATTCGTTGATCAACGTCACGTTGATCGGTCCGTATGTGGTGGCGATGCCCTTCCTCGTCAGTGATTTCATGAAGGAAGATGTAACGCGACTTGGTTTCCTTCTCTCCATTTTCCCCATCGGGTATGTGATCGGCGGTACATGGCTTGGGCGATACTCAAAACTTCCATGTCGCGGAATCTTGATGAACGCAACTCTCGCTTTGGCCGCGATCATGCTCAGTCTCTATGGGCTTCATCTTCCCTTGTGGACTCTCGTTGTCGCCGCATTGGTCAATGGCATTGCGTTGCAGGCCGGTATGTTGGCATGGACTCACCTCCTGCAGGAAAAGATTCCCAACGAACAATTGGGCCGTGTTTCGAGCATCGATCAAATGGGCTCACTCAGCCTGATGCCGATCGGTATGTATCTTGCAGGTGTGTTGACTGAAAAGATCGGCCCCTCGCCTGTATTTCTATTTGGTGGTGGTATCACGGCGTTGGTAGCCCTGCTCGCGATCACACATCCCGCCATCCGTAATTTGGATTGA